One Candidatus Thermoplasmatota archaeon DNA window includes the following coding sequences:
- a CDS encoding endonuclease III, whose product MTKSKAGGRIDEMMGLLSRRYHVGAFPGKGKGTAISRQMRDPYRVLISTILSHRTKDENTNRAATNLFEVFPTPESLAGADVHEIESLIKPAGFYRMKAGNIKRVASLLVSEHEGNVPEDLDSLLKLPAVGRKTANCVLVYAFGKPAIPVDTHVHRISNRLGLVRTKNPDQTEESLSNVVPERYWVRLNELFVRFGQDVCRPISPFCYDCELAGLCDSYPLDSARGKSAD is encoded by the coding sequence ATGACGAAATCAAAGGCTGGTGGGAGGATCGATGAGATGATGGGACTCCTTTCCCGCCGATATCATGTTGGAGCGTTTCCAGGGAAGGGGAAAGGGACGGCGATAAGCCGTCAGATGAGGGACCCCTACCGCGTGCTGATATCCACAATCCTCTCGCACAGGACGAAGGATGAGAACACGAACCGGGCCGCCACGAACCTCTTCGAGGTCTTCCCGACACCGGAGTCCTTGGCGGGCGCCGACGTTCACGAGATCGAGAGCCTCATCAAGCCAGCAGGTTTCTACAGGATGAAGGCGGGGAACATCAAGCGGGTCGCCTCTCTTCTCGTGAGCGAGCACGAGGGCAACGTCCCCGAGGACCTCGATTCCCTACTGAAGCTTCCAGCGGTGGGAAGGAAGACGGCGAACTGCGTCCTCGTCTACGCGTTCGGAAAGCCCGCCATCCCGGTGGACACGCACGTGCACCGGATCTCGAACAGGCTGGGCCTCGTGCGAACGAAGAACCCCGACCAGACGGAGGAATCTCTCTCGAACGTCGTTCCCGAGAGGTACTGGGTCAGGTTGAACGAGCTCTTCGTGAGGTTCGGTCAGGATGTCTGCAGGCCGATATCTCCATTCTGCTACGATTGCGAACTTGCGGGCTTGTGCGACAGCTATCCACTGGACTCGGCGAGGGGGAAGAGTGCGGATTAG